In Bombyx mori chromosome 11, ASM3026992v2, one genomic interval encodes:
- the LOC101736373 gene encoding mpv17-like protein 2 isoform X1, whose product MKMQAIGITWRKLATNIRSSSSVTRLKKAVKVSFSDKYLFYTNVTISVTLSSVGDLLEQCYEISVGEQEKYDFKRTMHMGFSGVAVGVLCHHWYKVLDKFIIGKTYDMVAKKLLLDQLIFSPIMIITFFGSVALFEENPLQNFKEEVRSKFLTLYRAEWMVWPPAQIINFYFLPTRYRVLYDNTISLGYDIYTSQVKHSKGLKSSSKDKIIGTK is encoded by the exons ATg AAAATGCAGGCAATCGGCATCACGTGGAGGAAACTAGCAACAAACATACGTAGTTCAAGTTCGGTAACACGCTTAAAAAAAGCCGTTAAAGTATCTTTCAGtgacaaatatttgttttacacAAATGTGACTATATCTGTAACGTTGTCGTCAGTGGGTGATTTACTTGAACAATGTTATGAGATATCCGTCGGTGAACAGGAAAAGTATGACTTCAAAAGGACTATGCATATGGGGTTCTCTGGAGTTGCTGTGGGTGTTCTGTGCCATCATTGGTACAAAGTTttagataaatttattatagGAAAAACGTACGATATGGTAGCGAAAAAATTGCTATTAGACCAATTAATATTCTCTCCAATTATGATTATAACATTTTTCGGAAGTGTCGCATTGTTCGAAGAGAATCCACTACAGAATTTTAAGGAGGAAGTGAGAAGTAAATTTTTAACGCTATATCGTGCTGAGTGGATGGTCTGGCCGCCAGCGCAGATTATAAATTTCTACTTTCTGCCAACGCGGTATAGAGTTTTATACGACAACACGATCTCATTAGGTTACGATATTTATACATCACAAGTGAAACATAGTAAAGGCTTGAAAAGCTCATCTAAAGATAAAATTATAGGGACCAAATGA
- the LOC101740339 gene encoding uncharacterized protein LOC101740339 has translation MPSGVIFVVCIPSSNYEYILKFGKPKDLIDINDFAPKPFRVALELRGKRSLNIPVHLTQEQYCDQAFTQLESIKEEHFFTMENILQELLKKLRIEHVVWVSDKVGNYHEVIFPVKTGDQCETLLHCLTQLGIGVKCKSIVSVLPCSVVHSAIDDDLNDDETILRQTEDAKRWRSFVESIRSKLTVKQVVDGVRGGGELSFDYLTLILTADSLAALGLVENNASNIVAAMLVSPLMGPVMSITFGTIIADRSLIRSGFESLIVGMIFSLIFGFIFGLILGTTEMPWGFGDWPTEEMKSRGNVRSLWMGILWALTSGTGVALALLQGSAGPLIGIAISASLLPPVVNCGLFWGLACIWLLYPGIKMPHIKGESYFGNSSYQPLYHDYIPIEFAVNGIVSCCLTIVNVICIFITAIIFLKIKEVAAPYTSSPDLRRFWEQDIKVAREANKSNLRDEDDERTELVLDDLKETDESMKEKLEAAVEEALNDETYRKVKRMSYQSHNADEIGRTIGHQTSKRSSIYSDASTPVTKANSEDIAALDKLLTSILGIKDINRRSFISQRDASRINNMPSIAELGNRRSESTPDRIAEDSIIMSVINNLKTNMNNSSSDETFLTPA, from the exons ATGCCGTCAGGGGTTATATTCGTTGTTTGTATACCCTCAAGtaattatgaatatattttaaaattcggAAAACCTAAGGATTTAATAGACATTAATGATTTCGCACCAAAACCCTTTCGCGTTGCTTTGGAATTGAGGGGCAAGAGATCCTTAAACATTCCTGTACATTTGACACAAGAACAATATTGCGATCAAGCATTCACTCAATTGGAGAGTATTAAAGaagaacatttttttacaatggaGAAC ATTTTACAAGAACTTTTGAAAAAACTTCGCATAGAACACGTAGTGTGGGTGAGTGATAAAGTGGGCAATTATCACGAGGTCATATTCCCTGTTAAAACCGGGGACCAATGCGAAACGTTACTTCATTGTTTAACGCAACTTGGTATCGGTGTCAAATGTAAATCTATAGTGAG TGTTTTGCCATGTAGTGTCGTGCACTCGGCAATCGATGATGATCTAAATGACGATGAAACCATATT GCGCCAAACAGAAGACGCGAAAAGATGGAGAAGTTTCGTTGAATCAATAAGGTCAAAATTGACAGTGAAACAAGTAGTAGACGGAGTTCGCGGAGGTGGAGAGTTATCATTTGATTATCTTACTCTTATCTTAACAGCTGA CTCTCTGGCAGCTTTGGGTCTTGTTGAAAATAACGCGTCTAATATAGTAGCGGCAATGCTGGTATCTCCTTTAATGGGTCCGGTGATGTCTATAACTTTCGGCACAATAATAGCCGATAGGAGTCTAATAAGGAGCGGTTTTGAAAGTCTAATTGTGGGCATGATCTTCTCTCTGATTTTTGGTTTCATATTTGGATTGATATTGGGAACGACTGAAATGCCTTGGGGATTTGGTGATTGGCCAACAGAAGAAATGAAATCACG AGGCAACGTACGATCACTTTGGATGGGCATTTTATGGGCACTAACTTCTGGAACTGGTGTAGCATTAGCTCTACTACAAGGCAGCGCGGGTCCATTAATCGGTATAGCTATTTCAGCATCTTTATTGCCACCAGTGGTGAATTGT GGTTTATTTTGGGGGTTGGCATGTATTTGGCTGCTATATCCAGGGATAAAAATGCCTCATATAAAAGGAGAATCTTACTTTGGAAACTCGTCATATCAACCTTTGTATCACGATTATATTCCAATAGAATTCGCCGTTAATG GTATTGTTAGTTGTTGTCTAACCATCGTAaacgttatttgtatttttataaccGCCATAATATTTCTGAAGATAAAAGAAGTAGCAGCGCCCTATACTTCCAGCCCGGATTTAAGAAGATTTTGGGAGCAAGATATCAAAGTTGCTAGAGAAGCTAACAAATCTAATTTGCGAGACGAAGATGACGAAAGAACCGA ATTAGTTTTAGACGACCTTAAAGAAACAGACGAAAGCATGAAGGAAAAATTAGAAGCAGCCGTCGAAGAGGCTCTGAATGACGAAACGTACAGGAAAGTGAAAAGAATGAGTTATCAAAGTCACAACGCCGACGAG ATTGGCAGAACTATTGGACACCAAACTTCAAAACGATCTAGTATTTATTCAGATGCCTCTACGCCGGTAACAAAAGCTAACAGTGAAGACATAGCCGCATTGGATAAACTGCTTACGTCGATTCTCGGGATCAAGGATATCAACCGAAGATCATTTATTTCGCAACGTGATGCTTCGAGGATCAATAACATGCCCTCTATTGCGGAATTGGGGAACAGACGATCAGAATCTACACCCGATCGCATTGCGGAAGACTCTATAATAATGAgcgtaataaataatttgaaaacaaatatgAATAACAGTTCTTCTGACGAAACCTTTCTAACACCTGCATGA
- the LOC101736373 gene encoding mpv17-like protein 2 isoform X2 translates to MQAIGITWRKLATNIRSSSSVTRLKKAVKVSFSDKYLFYTNVTISVTLSSVGDLLEQCYEISVGEQEKYDFKRTMHMGFSGVAVGVLCHHWYKVLDKFIIGKTYDMVAKKLLLDQLIFSPIMIITFFGSVALFEENPLQNFKEEVRSKFLTLYRAEWMVWPPAQIINFYFLPTRYRVLYDNTISLGYDIYTSQVKHSKGLKSSSKDKIIGTK, encoded by the coding sequence ATGCAGGCAATCGGCATCACGTGGAGGAAACTAGCAACAAACATACGTAGTTCAAGTTCGGTAACACGCTTAAAAAAAGCCGTTAAAGTATCTTTCAGtgacaaatatttgttttacacAAATGTGACTATATCTGTAACGTTGTCGTCAGTGGGTGATTTACTTGAACAATGTTATGAGATATCCGTCGGTGAACAGGAAAAGTATGACTTCAAAAGGACTATGCATATGGGGTTCTCTGGAGTTGCTGTGGGTGTTCTGTGCCATCATTGGTACAAAGTTttagataaatttattatagGAAAAACGTACGATATGGTAGCGAAAAAATTGCTATTAGACCAATTAATATTCTCTCCAATTATGATTATAACATTTTTCGGAAGTGTCGCATTGTTCGAAGAGAATCCACTACAGAATTTTAAGGAGGAAGTGAGAAGTAAATTTTTAACGCTATATCGTGCTGAGTGGATGGTCTGGCCGCCAGCGCAGATTATAAATTTCTACTTTCTGCCAACGCGGTATAGAGTTTTATACGACAACACGATCTCATTAGGTTACGATATTTATACATCACAAGTGAAACATAGTAAAGGCTTGAAAAGCTCATCTAAAGATAAAATTATAGGGACCAAATGA